The following are encoded in a window of Flavobacterium sp. WC2421 genomic DNA:
- a CDS encoding GH92 family glycosyl hydrolase produces MFFKNRITIPNTLLILLLTFGGSSVYGQQPADFVNPLIGTSNYGATFPGPIAPRGMASISPFNVAGSQNLPLEKDSRWLSNSYVHENTFLTGFSQVNLSGVGCPDLGVILIMPTTGAVEINHLKYGSTYSQEVAKTGYYGLNIDKYGIKAEFTTSKRVGVSKFTFPKGQSNILLNLGLGLTNEEGAMVKVVSNTEIEGMRSVGSFCYNSPEAAYPVYFVAKFSKPAATFGVWKKPSKYEGVEAQWMTYNGKTRMMDNTTKMVVGDSIGTYFTYQFEKAETVEVKIGVSYVSIANARENLEKETANKSFETVYKETYDEWNEALSKILVEGGSTENKTIFYTALYHTLIHPNILNDVNGEYPEIKREKIGKTDGTRYTVFSLWDTYRNLHQLMSLAYPQQQSNMIKSMLEMYDENAWLPKWELNSTETFTMVGDPASIVIADTYLKGIQDFDVQKAYEAMLKGADQIENNPLRPGLKDYIEKGYLTTKDRGPISTTQEYNASDFAISLLAKALGKKEDADRFGKRSLSYRKLFDKNLKLLHPRTPDGKWYEPFDPLSGANFEENIGFIEGNAWQYAFMMPHDIKGLIKLMGGNKSFSNQLQKVFDSKQFDMANEPDIAYPYLFNYLKGEEWKSQELVKKLVATYFQNKPNGLPGNDDTGTMSAWLVYSMMGIYPIAPGEPLYAITTPLFDKITIELDPKYYKKKSIVIEREINTDGKIKAILLDGKKHDSFFISHDEFVNGNTLKVIQN; encoded by the coding sequence ATGTTTTTTAAAAATAGAATTACTATACCCAATACACTGCTTATTTTACTGCTGACTTTTGGTGGTAGTAGTGTGTACGGGCAACAACCAGCAGATTTTGTAAACCCACTTATTGGGACTTCTAATTATGGAGCTACTTTTCCGGGTCCTATTGCACCTAGAGGAATGGCAAGTATCAGTCCGTTCAACGTAGCTGGGTCACAAAATTTGCCTTTAGAAAAAGACAGTCGATGGTTATCAAATTCCTATGTTCATGAAAATACATTTTTAACAGGATTTAGTCAAGTAAATTTAAGCGGTGTAGGCTGTCCCGATTTAGGGGTAATACTGATTATGCCTACAACTGGAGCTGTAGAAATCAATCATTTAAAATACGGTTCAACTTATTCTCAGGAAGTGGCAAAAACGGGGTATTATGGACTTAATATTGACAAATACGGTATCAAAGCGGAGTTTACAACTTCCAAAAGAGTAGGAGTAAGCAAGTTTACTTTTCCCAAAGGACAATCCAATATTTTATTAAATCTAGGTTTAGGTTTAACCAATGAAGAAGGTGCGATGGTAAAAGTGGTGTCAAATACTGAAATTGAAGGAATGCGTTCCGTTGGTTCGTTTTGTTACAATAGTCCAGAAGCTGCTTATCCCGTTTATTTTGTTGCAAAATTTTCTAAGCCAGCAGCTACTTTCGGAGTTTGGAAAAAACCATCCAAATATGAAGGTGTAGAAGCACAATGGATGACCTACAATGGCAAAACTAGAATGATGGATAATACCACCAAAATGGTTGTAGGGGACAGTATAGGAACTTATTTTACTTATCAATTTGAAAAAGCCGAAACAGTCGAAGTTAAAATTGGAGTTTCGTATGTAAGTATTGCAAATGCGCGTGAAAATTTAGAAAAAGAAACTGCAAACAAATCCTTTGAAACGGTTTATAAAGAAACCTATGACGAATGGAACGAGGCACTTTCTAAAATTTTAGTAGAAGGTGGATCCACAGAGAATAAGACTATTTTCTATACCGCATTGTACCATACTTTAATTCATCCCAATATTTTAAATGATGTCAACGGAGAATATCCTGAAATAAAAAGAGAGAAAATAGGGAAGACAGATGGGACTCGTTATACCGTTTTTTCACTTTGGGATACGTATCGGAATTTACATCAATTAATGTCATTGGCTTATCCACAGCAACAATCCAATATGATTAAAAGCATGTTAGAAATGTATGATGAAAATGCATGGTTGCCTAAATGGGAATTGAATTCTACCGAAACTTTTACCATGGTGGGTGACCCTGCTAGTATCGTAATTGCTGACACGTACTTAAAAGGCATTCAGGATTTTGATGTGCAAAAAGCCTACGAAGCGATGTTGAAAGGCGCAGATCAAATTGAAAATAATCCATTACGTCCAGGACTGAAAGATTATATTGAAAAAGGATATTTAACGACTAAAGATAGAGGACCTATTTCTACAACACAAGAGTACAATGCATCTGATTTTGCTATTTCACTTTTGGCGAAAGCCTTAGGGAAAAAAGAAGATGCAGATCGTTTTGGAAAACGTTCCTTATCCTACCGTAAATTATTCGATAAAAATTTAAAATTATTGCATCCTAGAACTCCAGATGGGAAATGGTACGAACCTTTCGATCCATTGTCAGGAGCTAATTTTGAAGAAAATATAGGTTTTATTGAAGGCAATGCTTGGCAATATGCTTTTATGATGCCCCACGATATTAAAGGCTTGATAAAATTAATGGGAGGAAATAAATCGTTCAGTAATCAGTTGCAAAAAGTATTTGATAGCAAGCAATTTGATATGGCAAATGAACCAGATATCGCTTATCCTTATTTGTTTAATTATCTAAAAGGAGAAGAATGGAAAAGCCAAGAATTGGTTAAAAAACTAGTTGCTACATACTTTCAAAACAAACCCAATGGATTACCTGGTAATGATGATACAGGAACGATGTCAGCTTGGTTAGTGTATTCTATGATGGGGATTTATCCCATTGCTCCAGGCGAGCCATTGTATGCGATTACTACCCCACTTTTTGATAAAATCACGATAGAATTGGATCCAAAATACTATAAAAAGAAAAGTATAGTCATTGAAAGAGAAATTAATACTGATGGTAAAATAAAAGCCATTCTATTAGACGGAAAAAAACACGATAGTTTCTTTATTTCACATGATGAATTTGTGAATGGAAATACGCTAAAAGTGATTCAGAATTAA